ATATAGAGCACGTTGAACCCAGACGGATTTTTAAGGAGACTAGGACAGTGAAGGAATGCAGGTGAAATTTTTGAATATATTATTAGTTGATGATAGTGAAGATGATCGATATTTTTTAAAGCGCACACTCAAAAGCTGCGAACGCGAATGGTATGTAATGGAGGCTGAGTCAGCAGAGCAGGGGTTAGACGCCTTGCAACTCGGAAACATTGATATTGTATTATTAGACTATTCTTTACCTGGTAGTGATGGGCTCAGCATACTGACATCACTCAATCATCTTTATCCGTCACTGCCAATTATAATGCTCACTGGACAAGGCAGTGAAAAAGTAGCAGCAGAATCAATAAAAAAAGGGGCGTCTGACTACATTAGTAAAAATGGCCTCACTAAATTGTCTCTTATGAAGTCAATCAAGAATGCTTTGGACTCAGCTCGTTTGCATAAAAGAATTGAGGAAAAAAATCGAGAGTTATCTCAGTTTGCTTATGTGTTAGCCCATGATTTAAAGCAGCCTGCAAATGCCATCAGCAGAATGAGTGGTTTGGTGGCTTTGAATTATCAAGATTCTATCCCTGATAGTTTGCAAAAGAAGCTAGAACTCATAAATCAATCGTCTAAACAAATGTACGATCTTATCAATGCACTGGTTTGTTATACGCGGCTAGATCTGGGCGAATCGCATCTTTTTGAAGCGACAGATATCGACAAATGTATCGAGCTTGCTAAAAGTAATTTGAAATCTCAAATAGAGTCTGTCGACGCGGTATTTGAGTGTGGCGCTTTTCCTTCAATCACAGCTATTCCAAGTTTTGTAGTTCAGTTATTTCAAAATTTATTTGAAAACTCGATTAAATATTGTGAGGTTCAGCCTGTTATCAAAATTGCCTGCGAAACAACCCCAACTTATTGGCATTTCACTGTGCAAGACAATGGTTTAGGTATACCTAGCAATGCTAGGCAAAAAGTATTTGAACCATTGGCGCGTTTACATAATAAAGACGTGTATTTAGGGTCTGGGCTCGGATTAGCAACAGCTAAAAGAATAGTGAACATACATTGTGGAGAGATATATTTTTCTGACAGTGGTGATGAAATTGGAAGCAAACTCAACTTTACAGTGTCTCGAAACCTAACGATAGCACAAGGAGTATAAACACAGTGCCGAGGAGCTGTTGGTAAGTCTGCGAGCAATTTTACTTTTTATAAGGAGAGGAATGTGTTGTTAGTTAGGATTATTGCTGTATTTACTTTAGTGATGGCATTAAATAGTGAAGCGAAAAACGTACTCATTGTAGAGACTCTACAGGTTCCCATTATAACGACACATACCAAACATATTATGTCGACATTAAAGCGCTTAGATGAGCTGGTCAATGTGGAGGTGTTTGACGGCAACGGCCAAAGTAGTTTAATTGAGAGTCATATCAAGCAGCAGTTGGCGTGTGACTGCTTTGATTTGTTGGTAGCAAACGGGACGTTAGCAGCAAAAATTGGTAATAAAGTTTTAAAAAATAAAGGTATTCCCATGGTATTTATCACTGTAGCTGACCCTGAAGGCGCAGGGTTGTTACTGAAAACAGATCCCAGTAACGATTTTATTACGGGCAAAGTGTATTCTGTAGAAAGGGGGACGAAATTAGAGATAGTAAATCAACTATTCCATAGGAAGGAAGTAAACATTGGGATTGTTGCAACAAGTTATTCAGCAGCATTGACAGACATTGCACGCATAGAGGAAATTGCTAAGGATTATAACAATATTCAATTGATTAAAAATATAGTTGAATATAACGATGGGAATACTGAAGCTTTAAAATCTACTTACACTCAGGCTTATTCTAATGCTGAGAAAATGAAGTCTAAAATAGACTTTTTTTGGTCTGTTAATGGCCCTTTTAGTGAAAAAAGTGAATTTGTTCCGTTTATGTCAGGGCTCAAACCAGTTTTATATGGTGCAAATATTAGCTCGGTGAAACAAGGTGCTTTATTTACGGTAATTCCTGACCCAAAGGAAGCAGGAGCTGAAGTTGCGAAAATGGCACTACGTATTTTGAATGGTATGCACCCAAGCCATATTGAAGCAGGTTCGACAAAGAAAAACATTTTGGCTTTTAACATTAAGACGGCCACATCTTTGGGTATTGTTATTCCATTTAGCTTGCTCAAACTAGCGGGTGAGCATGTTTATCACTAGTTGGGCGATGATATGAAGCTGAAATACCTGCTTTTTATTGTTTTTTTGCCGATTGTTGTTATTGGTCCAGCAGCTGTGGGTGTTATTGCCTATCAATTTATCGAACAAACAACCTTTGATAAGTTGAGATTGATTAATGATATTCATACCAAGGATTTTATCGGTTTGCATGTGGAGTCAAGAAACCAAGCTTTAATAAAAAATAAGCTAGATGGCTATGCAGATTATGTAGACGCTTACAAACAAGAGGTACTTTTAGAGATTAATCAGAACTATGAACATTATGATGGCAGTTTTCTAGTTTTTGATAATACGCTAGAAAGGTGGTTTTACAACAGTGCTTACTTAAATGTCGCGTCGTTAGACGCGTTGCAACCATTAGATATTGGAAATGCTGATGAAGCTGAACTAATAGAGCTAGGAGGTGAGCTTTATTTTTATACAAGACATTCATATGAACCTTGGCAGTGGGAGATCTTCGGAATATATCCCTTAGCCAAAACCAGTGACCTGTTATTAGAAATTGGTTTTGTGGTTTTTTGGGTCTGTGTGTTTATTTTGGTTTTACTGTTTTTAATAACATCATTCATTTACCGCTATCTGTTTATTGCTCCTCTACATAAAATTACTCAATTTTCTGAAAATGTAGCCAGATTAAAATTGGACGACAAGCTGGTAATTAGCTCGCCACTTGAGTTTGCCATGTTAAGTCAGTCGCTAGAAAAAATGCGAGTTAAACTGGGTGATAACATCGAAAAAATAGAAACAGCCAATGAAGAGTTGAGTCAATTTTCGTATCGCACATCACATGATTTAAAGTCACCGCTCACGGCGTCAAAGCAATTAGCCAAGTATGTACTAGAAGATATGGAAGCGGGTAACTTAACGGAGGCCAAAAACAATGTGGAAAGGATTTTTAATCAAGCCAGCAAGCTAGAATCTTTAGTAGATGATATTTTGTCTTTAACTCGCGTGGATCTGCAAACAGAAGAAAATCAAGCATTTGATATTCATGACTTGATAGAAGAAATTAAAGTAAAAAGAGATGCATTTTTTCACAGTAAAGAGGTGGATTTCGAGGTTTCTGTTGCACTCCACCCACCAGTAATCTTAGGTCAGCGTGCACGGTATAAACAAATCATTGAAAACCTTCTATCGAATGCATTTAAATATATAGACAGTGCCAAATCTAACCATTTTGTGAAGATCACTGTTAAAGGTGATGGAGCAGACTGGTTGGTAATCGAGGTGGAAGATAACGGTGTGGGTATCCCAGAGGCACACCATGATGAAGTATTTGAGATGTTTAAACGCTTTCACCCTCATTTATCGTCAGGGTCTGGGCTCGGCTTGGCCATAGTTAAAAAGCACGTCGATAAAATGCAAGGTTACATCAAGTTTGAAACGTCCAAAAAGGGGACGCGTTTTTTGATCTATCTAAAAAGGAATACATAATGGATCCATTTTCTATTTTAATTGTTGATGATAATGAGGATGATAGATACATCCTAAAGCGGCAGTTGAATAGTGCACAGCTACCCATCAGTAAAGTTTTCGAAGCGAGTGATGGCCAAAAGGCGGTCGACTTTTTTGAAAACGATAAAGAGTTATTCGATTTATTTGATACGCTTTACCCACCTAAATTTGTTTTTTTAGATATTAATATGCCTTTAATGAATGGATTTGAGTTTTTAGAGCAGTTTGAAGTGATTAGAAAAAAGTTTGCTTTGGACGCCATCATTATTGTTATGTTTAGTAGTTCTGAAAGAGAAAAAGACAAACAAGTCGCGTTAAGCCATTCTTTTGTTAAAGGCTATTTTATTAAAGGGTCATTTGGTGTTAATAACCTTACAGAGCAAATTACCTTGCTTGCACAAAGCTGAATTGTTTGATTCCATAGAGCTGACAAATTACGAGGGATACTATTTGTCAGTCTTGCCACCAAGTTGGCTGATTTCTGTTTGACTGTTTACCACAGATAGATGCCCTGAGTTTCTTTGCTCATCTTCAAGTAACTGTTTTACTTTTTGCTCCGTCATGGGCTGATAAAACAAATACCCTTGCAAAAAATGGATATTCAGCTCGTTACAGGCCGAGGTTTGTGGTGCGGTTTCTACGCCTTCGGCAACCATTTTAAAGTCAAGTTTAGAGAGCATATAGGCCAACCCTTTGAGCATATCATGGTTGGTTGAGTCCGGATGTGAGATACTTTGAATGATTGAACGGTCAATTTTAACCATTTTGATGGGCGATTTCAGTAAATGGGGAAGTGAAGAAAAACCCGTGCCAAAATCGTCCAGTGCCAGATTCACCCCATGCTCTGATAGTGTGGTTAAAGTTTCATTGATGATGGAGCAATCTTGCAATAACGCTGACTCTGTGAGCTCGAGGATCAATTTATTTGCTGGGATACTTAGCTGGCTGAGCGTTTCAATCACCATGTACGAAAACCCACTGGTAGCGAGTTGATTTGCAGAGATGTTGATTGCCAGTTTGAGGTCATAGCGGTCTGTTTTAAGCATACCTGCAAATTGTCCGAGTGCTGACTCGAGTACCCATTTACCGATAGATTGGATCAGTTCGGTTTCTTCAGCGATAGGAATAAACTCATTAGGCAGTTGTGTTGTCTGTGCAAAAGGCCAGCGGATCAATGCCTCTATGATTTCAATTTTTTCTGTTTTACTGTTGATGATGGGTTGATAGTTGAGTTGAAAATCATGATTAAATGCGGCTTGCCTAAGTTCGGTCTCTACCTTGTATTTGAGTAAAAAAGTCTCTTGGACATTGTCTTGAAAAATTTCAATATGTTCACCACTTTGACGCTTGGCACGATACATGGCGATATCAGCAAGTTTGATTAAATCTTTCGCGTGTTCTGCGTTAATGGGGGCTAAAGCAATGCCAATGCTGGCAGTGCAATGAATGGCATGTCCATCTAATTCAAAAGGTATTTCAAACGTGCTTAATATACGTTTAGCAATCACTTTAGTCTGAGAAATATTGGTGAGTTCGCCACAGGCAAACGCAAATTCGTCACCTCCAAGGCGGGCTAATAACTCATTTTCTCTTAATATCTCTTTGATTCTGCCTGCAACGGCTATTAGCAGTCTGTCTCCAGCATCATGACCAAAATGATCATTAATGTGTTTAAACTTATCTAAGTCGAGCATCATAACTGCGACAATTTCGTCATTCCGTCTAGTACGGGTTAGCAATAGGCGGCTGAGAACCTCTTCAAAATGAAAGCGATTGTATAGCCCTGTGAGGGTATCTTTCTCGGCTAAGTCTTTTATGTGTTGATAGCTATCGTGGAGTTGTTGCTCAAGTTCATGGCGTTTTCTGGCTTGCAAGATGGAGCGTGCAAGTTGTGAGCTGGTAATTTCGTGTTTGAGCAAAAAATCTTGTGCCCCCGCGTTGATGCAATCTAGTACGAGCTGGTGATCATAAAGGTTACTGATCATCACTATGGCGGTGTGCTTGAGGTGACAGTCTCCACGTAAATCAATGATGGCTTCAACACCATTGACTAAAGGCATGTTAAAGTCGAGCAAAATGACATCAAACTGCATGTCTTGGATTAATTGATAAGCTTCTACCAGACTATTGGCCTCAACAATATCGTAATGCTGTTGCTCGCCAGAGAGTGTTTTGATTACGGTTTTTCTATCAATGGCATCATCATCAACGACGAGTAGCTTAGTATAAGTCATAAATATCTTTCCCTGTTCAGTCCGTAACCCAATACTAATCAGTATAAATTACTATACTCACTCTTAACTCTAGACTAAGGCTTATATAATTGTAGGCTTTAGCTAAAATTAGGAATAAAAAATTCCCAATGGTGATTTTTCGGGGCTATTAAGTCGGATAGTTGTCTTTTTTGTGTACAAACGCTGTCCTACTGTGTATGAATATTAGGTAAATGGGTGCAGCTGGTAATAACGACAGGAATGAAAAAGATGGAATACATTTTTGCAGTGGCTTTATTCGCCTTTTCTACCTCCATCACGCCGGGACCAAATAATATTATGGTGATGACCAGTGGGGT
This genomic window from Pseudoalteromonas luteoviolacea contains:
- a CDS encoding sensor histidine kinase, with the protein product MKFLNILLVDDSEDDRYFLKRTLKSCEREWYVMEAESAEQGLDALQLGNIDIVLLDYSLPGSDGLSILTSLNHLYPSLPIIMLTGQGSEKVAAESIKKGASDYISKNGLTKLSLMKSIKNALDSARLHKRIEEKNRELSQFAYVLAHDLKQPANAISRMSGLVALNYQDSIPDSLQKKLELINQSSKQMYDLINALVCYTRLDLGESHLFEATDIDKCIELAKSNLKSQIESVDAVFECGAFPSITAIPSFVVQLFQNLFENSIKYCEVQPVIKIACETTPTYWHFTVQDNGLGIPSNARQKVFEPLARLHNKDVYLGSGLGLATAKRIVNIHCGEIYFSDSGDEIGSKLNFTVSRNLTIAQGV
- a CDS encoding ABC transporter substrate-binding protein, whose product is MLLVRIIAVFTLVMALNSEAKNVLIVETLQVPIITTHTKHIMSTLKRLDELVNVEVFDGNGQSSLIESHIKQQLACDCFDLLVANGTLAAKIGNKVLKNKGIPMVFITVADPEGAGLLLKTDPSNDFITGKVYSVERGTKLEIVNQLFHRKEVNIGIVATSYSAALTDIARIEEIAKDYNNIQLIKNIVEYNDGNTEALKSTYTQAYSNAEKMKSKIDFFWSVNGPFSEKSEFVPFMSGLKPVLYGANISSVKQGALFTVIPDPKEAGAEVAKMALRILNGMHPSHIEAGSTKKNILAFNIKTATSLGIVIPFSLLKLAGEHVYH
- a CDS encoding sensor histidine kinase; translation: MKLKYLLFIVFLPIVVIGPAAVGVIAYQFIEQTTFDKLRLINDIHTKDFIGLHVESRNQALIKNKLDGYADYVDAYKQEVLLEINQNYEHYDGSFLVFDNTLERWFYNSAYLNVASLDALQPLDIGNADEAELIELGGELYFYTRHSYEPWQWEIFGIYPLAKTSDLLLEIGFVVFWVCVFILVLLFLITSFIYRYLFIAPLHKITQFSENVARLKLDDKLVISSPLEFAMLSQSLEKMRVKLGDNIEKIETANEELSQFSYRTSHDLKSPLTASKQLAKYVLEDMEAGNLTEAKNNVERIFNQASKLESLVDDILSLTRVDLQTEENQAFDIHDLIEEIKVKRDAFFHSKEVDFEVSVALHPPVILGQRARYKQIIENLLSNAFKYIDSAKSNHFVKITVKGDGADWLVIEVEDNGVGIPEAHHDEVFEMFKRFHPHLSSGSGLGLAIVKKHVDKMQGYIKFETSKKGTRFLIYLKRNT
- a CDS encoding response regulator; this translates as MDPFSILIVDDNEDDRYILKRQLNSAQLPISKVFEASDGQKAVDFFENDKELFDLFDTLYPPKFVFLDINMPLMNGFEFLEQFEVIRKKFALDAIIIVMFSSSEREKDKQVALSHSFVKGYFIKGSFGVNNLTEQITLLAQS
- a CDS encoding putative bifunctional diguanylate cyclase/phosphodiesterase; protein product: MTYTKLLVVDDDAIDRKTVIKTLSGEQQHYDIVEANSLVEAYQLIQDMQFDVILLDFNMPLVNGVEAIIDLRGDCHLKHTAIVMISNLYDHQLVLDCINAGAQDFLLKHEITSSQLARSILQARKRHELEQQLHDSYQHIKDLAEKDTLTGLYNRFHFEEVLSRLLLTRTRRNDEIVAVMMLDLDKFKHINDHFGHDAGDRLLIAVAGRIKEILRENELLARLGGDEFAFACGELTNISQTKVIAKRILSTFEIPFELDGHAIHCTASIGIALAPINAEHAKDLIKLADIAMYRAKRQSGEHIEIFQDNVQETFLLKYKVETELRQAAFNHDFQLNYQPIINSKTEKIEIIEALIRWPFAQTTQLPNEFIPIAEETELIQSIGKWVLESALGQFAGMLKTDRYDLKLAINISANQLATSGFSYMVIETLSQLSIPANKLILELTESALLQDCSIINETLTTLSEHGVNLALDDFGTGFSSLPHLLKSPIKMVKIDRSIIQSISHPDSTNHDMLKGLAYMLSKLDFKMVAEGVETAPQTSACNELNIHFLQGYLFYQPMTEQKVKQLLEDEQRNSGHLSVVNSQTEISQLGGKTDK